From Echinicola jeungdonensis, the proteins below share one genomic window:
- the rpoC gene encoding DNA-directed RNA polymerase subunit beta' has product MAFRKNKKLNNDFSRVTISLASPESILDSSHGEVTQPETINYRTYKPEMGGLFCERIFGPVKDWECHCGKYKRIRYKGIICDRCGVEVTEKKVRRERMGHIELVVPVAHIWYFKSLPNKIGYLLGLPTKKLDQIVYYERYAVINPGIKAEDGLQYLDFLTEDEYLDIMDKLPKENQMLDDDDPNKFIAKMGAEAIEMLLARLELDELSYSLRHQAATDTSQQRKAEALKRLKVVEAFRDARTRIENRPEWMVIRMVPVIPPELRPLVPLDGGRFATSDLNDLYRRVIIRNNRLKRLIDIKAPEVILRNEKRMLQEAVDSLFDNSRKVNAVRSDGNRALKSLSDMLKGKQGRFRQNLLGKRVDYSGRSVIVVGPELKLHECGLPKNMAAELFKPFIIRKLIERGIVKTVKSAKKIVDRKDPVVWDILENVLKGHPVLLNRAPTLHRLGIQAFQPKLIEGKAIQLHPLVCTAFNADFDGDQMAVHVPLGHEAILEASTLMLSSHNILNPANGAPITVPSQDMVLGLYYVTKGKKSTTEEVVPGEGMTFYGEEDVVIALNEGRISQHAHIKCKVKVREEDGSLVDKIVETVAGRLIFNQFVPEEVGYVNELLTKKRLQQIIAEVVKICGIAKSAKFLDDIKHLGFQMAYQGGLSMGLNDVIIPEQKDPLITKAKEEVDQVWNNYLMGLITDNERYNQVIDIWTRTNSNLTNILMKQMEEDKQGFNAIYMMMHSGARGSREQIRQLGGMRGLMAKPQKNLQGSVGEIIENPILSNFKEGLDVLEYFISTHGARKGLADTALKTADAGYLTRRLVDVAQDVIVTEEDCGTLRGLVVQALKDNDEIVEPLSERIVGRVSVHDVIDPVTEEVIINSGEEITDELAKKVDESSLEEVEIRSVLTCESRRGVCTKCYGRNLTTGSIVQSGESVGVIAAQSIGEPGTQLTLRTFHVGGTASNISVEASINAKFDGVVEFDEELRWIQTTNKEGDDVAVVMGRSGEIKINDSKSGKTLVANHVPYGAILNVKDGQKINKGDSLCTWDPYNAVILSEFDGEVSFESIIEGVTYKEVADDQTGYKEKVIIDTKDKTKNPAVVVNYGGETKSYNIPVGAHLAVEEGDKVKSGQILVKIPRSVGKTRDITGGLPRVTELFEARNPSNPAVVSEIDGVVTYGGIKRGNREIFIESKDGVKKRYMVSLSKHILVQENDFIRAGEALSDGAITPNDILSIKGPTAVQEYLVNEIQEVYRLQGVKINDKHIEVIVSQMMQKVEILDAGDTGFLQGQVVDKWAFRAENDNILDKKVVMDPGDSSTLKAGMIITVRRLRDENSSLKRKDMKLVQVRDAETAVSKPTLQGITASSLGTESFISAASFQETTKVLSEAAIRGKRDELLGLKENVIVGHLIPAGTGQRRFNHIIVGSQEEYEKLTTSDKEKASRKSKEAVK; this is encoded by the coding sequence ATGGCGTTCAGAAAAAATAAAAAACTAAACAACGACTTTTCCAGAGTCACTATTAGTTTGGCTTCTCCGGAATCCATCCTGGATAGCTCTCATGGTGAGGTGACGCAGCCGGAAACTATCAATTACAGAACCTACAAGCCTGAAATGGGCGGATTGTTCTGTGAGCGTATTTTCGGCCCTGTCAAAGACTGGGAATGTCATTGTGGTAAATATAAGCGCATAAGATATAAAGGTATCATTTGTGACAGATGTGGGGTAGAGGTGACTGAAAAGAAAGTGCGTAGGGAAAGAATGGGCCATATTGAGCTTGTTGTTCCTGTAGCGCATATCTGGTATTTCAAATCCCTGCCAAACAAAATTGGTTACTTGTTAGGCCTTCCTACCAAGAAACTGGATCAAATTGTATACTACGAAAGATACGCTGTTATCAATCCTGGTATCAAAGCGGAAGATGGTCTGCAATACCTGGACTTTTTGACAGAGGATGAGTATTTGGACATCATGGACAAACTTCCAAAAGAAAACCAAATGCTCGATGACGATGACCCTAATAAGTTCATCGCTAAAATGGGTGCTGAGGCTATAGAAATGTTGTTGGCAAGATTGGAACTTGACGAGCTTTCTTACAGCCTTCGTCACCAAGCTGCAACCGATACATCTCAGCAACGTAAAGCTGAAGCTTTAAAGCGACTGAAAGTCGTTGAGGCATTCAGAGATGCAAGAACAAGGATTGAAAACCGTCCGGAATGGATGGTCATCAGAATGGTTCCTGTAATTCCGCCAGAACTGAGACCTTTGGTTCCTTTGGATGGGGGGCGATTTGCAACATCTGACCTTAATGATCTTTATAGAAGGGTTATCATCAGAAATAACCGTCTTAAAAGATTGATTGATATTAAAGCTCCTGAAGTAATTCTTCGAAATGAAAAGAGGATGCTCCAGGAAGCTGTGGATTCCTTGTTTGACAACTCCAGGAAGGTAAATGCTGTTAGGTCCGATGGTAATAGAGCCTTAAAGTCACTTTCTGATATGTTGAAAGGTAAGCAAGGGCGTTTCCGTCAAAACCTACTTGGTAAGCGTGTGGATTATTCAGGCCGTTCTGTAATTGTGGTAGGTCCTGAATTGAAGCTTCATGAGTGTGGTTTGCCAAAAAATATGGCCGCTGAGCTTTTCAAACCTTTTATTATCAGGAAACTGATTGAAAGAGGTATTGTTAAAACCGTGAAGTCTGCCAAGAAGATTGTGGACCGTAAAGACCCTGTAGTATGGGATATCCTTGAAAATGTATTGAAAGGACACCCTGTACTTCTTAACCGGGCTCCAACCCTTCACAGGTTGGGTATCCAAGCATTCCAACCAAAACTGATAGAAGGAAAAGCTATCCAGCTTCACCCATTAGTGTGTACAGCCTTTAACGCTGATTTTGATGGTGACCAAATGGCCGTTCACGTGCCATTGGGCCATGAAGCTATCTTGGAAGCTTCCACTTTGATGCTTTCCTCCCACAATATCCTTAACCCTGCCAATGGTGCTCCTATTACCGTACCATCCCAGGATATGGTATTGGGACTTTACTATGTTACCAAAGGCAAAAAATCAACTACAGAAGAAGTTGTACCTGGAGAAGGAATGACATTCTATGGTGAGGAAGATGTTGTGATTGCCTTGAATGAAGGCAGAATTTCCCAACATGCCCATATCAAGTGTAAGGTTAAAGTCCGGGAAGAAGACGGCTCTCTGGTAGACAAGATCGTAGAAACCGTAGCCGGAAGACTCATCTTCAACCAGTTTGTCCCTGAAGAAGTGGGATATGTCAATGAATTATTGACCAAGAAAAGATTACAGCAAATTATTGCTGAGGTTGTTAAAATCTGTGGTATAGCAAAAAGTGCCAAGTTCTTGGATGATATCAAGCATCTTGGGTTCCAAATGGCTTACCAAGGTGGACTTTCTATGGGGCTTAACGATGTTATTATTCCAGAACAAAAGGACCCATTAATCACTAAAGCGAAAGAAGAAGTAGATCAGGTATGGAACAACTACCTGATGGGGCTGATCACTGATAATGAAAGATATAACCAGGTAATTGATATCTGGACTAGAACCAACTCCAATCTGACAAATATCCTTATGAAGCAGATGGAGGAGGATAAACAAGGTTTTAATGCCATCTATATGATGATGCACTCTGGGGCCAGGGGTTCTAGAGAGCAGATCCGTCAGTTGGGTGGTATGAGAGGTCTGATGGCCAAGCCGCAGAAAAACCTTCAGGGTTCTGTTGGAGAAATTATCGAAAACCCAATTCTATCCAACTTTAAAGAAGGGTTGGATGTATTGGAATACTTTATCTCCACCCACGGTGCCAGGAAAGGTCTTGCAGATACTGCCCTTAAGACGGCTGATGCCGGGTATTTGACCAGAAGGTTGGTGGATGTAGCCCAAGATGTAATCGTGACCGAAGAAGATTGTGGTACTTTGAGAGGTTTGGTTGTTCAAGCATTGAAGGACAATGATGAAATTGTAGAACCACTTTCTGAAAGAATTGTCGGTAGGGTTTCCGTTCATGACGTAATTGACCCGGTAACGGAAGAAGTTATCATCAATTCCGGTGAAGAAATCACTGATGAACTGGCCAAGAAGGTAGATGAATCTTCTCTTGAGGAAGTAGAAATCAGGTCAGTATTAACTTGTGAATCAAGAAGAGGTGTATGTACCAAATGTTATGGACGTAACCTGACTACAGGAAGCATTGTTCAAAGTGGTGAATCTGTAGGTGTTATTGCTGCCCAGTCCATTGGTGAACCTGGTACCCAGCTTACCTTGAGGACTTTCCACGTAGGGGGTACAGCATCTAATATCTCCGTTGAAGCAAGTATCAATGCTAAGTTTGATGGTGTAGTTGAATTCGATGAAGAATTAAGATGGATTCAGACCACTAATAAAGAAGGAGATGATGTAGCTGTCGTTATGGGTAGATCCGGAGAAATCAAAATCAATGATTCCAAATCCGGCAAAACTTTGGTAGCTAACCATGTTCCTTATGGTGCCATCCTAAACGTAAAAGATGGACAAAAAATCAATAAAGGTGATTCCCTGTGTACTTGGGACCCTTACAATGCGGTTATTTTGTCTGAGTTTGATGGAGAGGTTTCCTTTGAATCCATTATCGAAGGGGTTACTTATAAAGAGGTAGCCGATGATCAGACTGGATATAAAGAAAAGGTAATTATCGATACCAAAGATAAAACCAAAAACCCTGCTGTAGTAGTGAATTATGGAGGGGAAACCAAATCATATAATATTCCAGTAGGTGCCCACCTTGCAGTTGAAGAGGGGGATAAAGTGAAATCCGGTCAGATTTTAGTTAAAATCCCTCGTTCGGTAGGAAAAACCCGGGATATTACTGGGGGGCTTCCAAGGGTAACTGAATTGTTTGAAGCCAGGAACCCATCTAACCCAGCAGTAGTATCTGAAATTGATGGGGTAGTTACATATGGTGGAATCAAGAGAGGTAATCGTGAAATTTTCATTGAATCCAAAGATGGAGTGAAGAAACGTTACATGGTATCTCTTTCCAAGCACATTCTTGTTCAGGAAAATGACTTTATCCGTGCAGGTGAGGCATTGTCTGATGGTGCTATTACGCCAAATGATATACTATCCATCAAGGGGCCAACAGCAGTTCAGGAATACTTGGTAAATGAAATTCAGGAAGTTTACCGACTTCAAGGGGTGAAAATCAACGATAAGCACATCGAGGTGATCGTTAGCCAGATGATGCAAAAAGTTGAAATCCTTGATGCCGGGGATACAGGCTTCCTTCAAGGACAGGTAGTTGACAAGTGGGCTTTCCGTGCGGAAAATGATAATATCTTGGATAAAAAGGTCGTAATGGATCCGGGAGATTCCTCCACCTTGAAAGCAGGTATGATCATTACCGTTAGAAGGTTAAGAGATGAAAACTCCAGCCTGAAGCGTAAAGATATGAAACTTGTACAAGTGAGGGATGCTGAAACAGCCGTTTCCAAACCTACCCTTCAGGGTATTACGGCCTCTTCTTTGGGTACTGAAAGCTTTATTTCTGCAGCTTCTTTCCAGGAGACTACCAAAGTGCTCAGTGAGGCAGCCATCCGAGGTAAACGAGATGAGCTATTGGGTCTGAAGGAAAATGTGATTGTGGGTCATTTGATCCCAGCTGGTACTGGTCAGCGTCGATTTAATCATATTATTGTAGGTTCTCAAGAAGAGTATGAGAAATTGACTACTTCAGATAAAGAAAAAGCCAGCCGCAAATCTAAAGAAGCGGTGAAATAA
- the rpoB gene encoding DNA-directed RNA polymerase subunit beta yields MAIQNQTERKSFSSIKIVKDYPDFLDIQLQSFKDFFQLDTPAEKRRQDGLFKVFSENFPISDSRENFTLEFIDYAVDPPKYSVGECIDRGLTYSVPLKAKLRLLCSDEDNEDFETIEQEVFLGNLPYMTEKGSFVINGAERVIVSQLHRSPGVFFAQSKHTNGTKLYSARIIPFKGSWIEFATDINNVMYAYIDRKKKFPVTTLLRAIGYGSDKEILDLFGLSEEVESKKDKLKKVVGRKLAARVLRTWVEDFVDEDTGEVVSIDRNEVLLERDSILSEEDIDLIMDSGAKSIILHREDVNISDYSIIYNTLQKDNSNSEKEAVEVIYRQLRNTEAPDEATAREVIHGLFFSDKRYDLGEVGRYRINKKLGLDIDRDKIVLTTEDIINIVKYLIGLINSKAVVDDIDHLSNRRVRTVGEQLYSQFGVGLARMARTIRERMNVRDNEDFKPVDLINARTLSSVINSFFGTNQLSQFMDQTNPLAELTHKRRLSALGPGGLSRERAGFEVRDVHYTHYGRLCTIETPEGPNIGLISSLCVHAKVNSMGFLETPYRKVKEGKVGMKHDDIVFLTAEEEDNNNIAQANAPLKGDGAFVNDRVKARYEGDFPVLDPTEISYMDVAPNQIVSVAASLIPFLEHDDANRALMGSNMQRQAVPLLKAESPIVGTGLEAKAAVDSRSLIIAEADGVIDFVDAKKIVIKYDLTDDELLVNFNDEYKTYDLIKFRRTNQDTTINLTPLVLKGQRVTKGQVLVEGYSTNQGELALGKNLKVAYMPWQGYNFEDAIVISERVVREDIFTSIHIEEFQLEVRDTKRGEEELTSEIPNVSEEAVKNLDENGIIRIGAELKEGDIIIGKITPKGETDPTPEEKLLRAIFGDKAGDVKDASMKASPSLNGVVIETKLFSRPKKDKELRTKAKAEVEKLKQSYTKELLGVRAKMIRKLLSLLEGKTSQGVKHKFGDEIISKGVKFNAQNIENNLFPAKNPYRDESNYNVPEEANLISDIILDDWTDDEHTNSLIQQLVKNYTNTRNEISGRFKRDKFTMEVGDELPAGIVQLAKVYVAKKRKLKVGDKMAGRHGNKGIVAKIVRDEDMPFLEDGTPMDIVLNPLGVPSRMNIGQIFETVLAWAGHKLGKKYATPIFDGASTEEVAAELDEAGLPSFGRTHLFDGLTGKKFDQPVTVGIAYMLKLGHLVDDKMHARSIGPYSLITQQPLGGKAQFGGQRFGEMEVWALEAFGASHVLQEILTVKSDDVIGRAKAYEAIVKGENLPKPNIPESFNVLVHELRGLALEITLD; encoded by the coding sequence TTGGCTATCCAGAATCAAACCGAAAGGAAAAGTTTCTCATCTATTAAGATAGTCAAAGACTATCCGGATTTCCTTGATATTCAATTGCAATCTTTCAAAGACTTTTTCCAATTGGATACCCCCGCTGAAAAGAGGAGACAGGATGGGCTTTTCAAGGTGTTTTCAGAAAATTTCCCTATCAGTGACTCCAGGGAAAATTTCACCCTTGAATTTATTGACTATGCAGTGGATCCTCCAAAATACAGTGTTGGCGAATGTATTGACAGGGGACTAACTTATTCTGTACCCCTGAAAGCTAAACTTCGCTTGCTATGCTCGGATGAGGACAATGAGGATTTCGAGACGATTGAGCAGGAAGTGTTTTTGGGAAATCTACCTTATATGACCGAAAAAGGTTCCTTTGTGATCAATGGAGCTGAAAGGGTTATTGTTTCCCAGCTGCACAGGTCTCCGGGTGTGTTTTTTGCCCAAAGTAAGCATACCAATGGTACCAAATTGTACTCTGCCAGAATTATTCCTTTCAAGGGTTCTTGGATAGAGTTTGCTACCGATATTAATAATGTCATGTATGCTTACATTGACAGGAAAAAGAAATTCCCTGTTACAACTCTGCTCAGGGCAATAGGGTATGGGTCTGATAAAGAAATATTGGACCTGTTTGGACTTTCTGAAGAGGTTGAATCCAAAAAGGATAAACTTAAAAAGGTAGTAGGTAGAAAATTAGCTGCCCGTGTTTTGAGAACTTGGGTGGAAGATTTTGTGGATGAGGATACTGGAGAGGTGGTTTCCATTGACCGTAATGAGGTATTACTGGAAAGAGACTCCATCCTTTCTGAGGAGGATATTGACTTGATCATGGATTCAGGTGCCAAGAGCATTATTCTCCATAGAGAAGATGTGAATATCTCCGATTATTCTATCATTTACAATACCCTACAAAAAGATAATTCTAACTCAGAAAAAGAAGCTGTTGAGGTTATTTACCGTCAGCTTAGGAATACTGAAGCCCCTGACGAAGCCACTGCCAGGGAGGTAATTCACGGCCTGTTCTTTTCAGATAAAAGATATGATCTTGGTGAAGTCGGTCGATACAGAATCAATAAAAAGCTAGGTCTTGATATTGATAGGGATAAAATCGTACTTACCACTGAGGATATTATTAACATTGTTAAATACCTGATCGGGTTGATCAACTCCAAAGCTGTAGTGGATGATATTGACCACTTGAGCAATAGGAGGGTAAGAACCGTTGGGGAACAATTATATAGCCAGTTTGGTGTTGGTCTTGCACGTATGGCCAGAACCATCCGGGAAAGAATGAATGTAAGGGACAATGAGGATTTCAAACCTGTTGACCTGATTAATGCAAGGACTTTGTCCTCTGTAATCAATTCCTTCTTTGGAACCAACCAGCTATCCCAGTTCATGGACCAAACCAACCCATTGGCCGAACTTACCCATAAGCGTAGGTTGTCTGCTTTGGGGCCTGGTGGTCTTTCCAGAGAAAGAGCTGGTTTCGAAGTTCGGGACGTTCACTATACTCACTATGGTCGTCTTTGTACTATTGAGACTCCGGAAGGTCCGAACATTGGATTGATTTCTTCACTTTGTGTTCACGCTAAGGTAAATTCCATGGGATTCCTGGAAACCCCTTACAGAAAAGTGAAAGAAGGCAAAGTAGGAATGAAACATGACGACATTGTATTCCTTACTGCTGAAGAAGAAGACAACAATAACATTGCACAGGCAAATGCCCCATTGAAAGGAGATGGTGCATTTGTAAACGATCGTGTGAAAGCTAGATATGAAGGTGACTTTCCTGTATTGGATCCTACCGAAATCAGCTACATGGACGTTGCACCTAACCAAATTGTATCAGTAGCAGCTTCATTGATTCCATTCTTGGAGCATGATGATGCCAACCGTGCCTTGATGGGATCCAACATGCAGCGTCAAGCTGTTCCATTGTTGAAAGCCGAATCTCCAATTGTAGGTACAGGTTTGGAAGCCAAAGCAGCAGTGGACTCAAGGTCTCTGATAATTGCTGAGGCTGATGGTGTAATTGACTTTGTGGACGCCAAGAAAATTGTCATCAAATACGATTTGACAGACGATGAGTTATTGGTTAACTTCAATGATGAATATAAGACTTATGACCTGATTAAGTTCAGAAGAACTAACCAGGACACTACGATTAACCTGACGCCACTTGTTCTAAAAGGTCAAAGAGTGACCAAAGGCCAGGTATTGGTGGAAGGTTATTCAACCAATCAAGGTGAACTTGCCTTGGGTAAGAACCTTAAAGTTGCTTATATGCCTTGGCAAGGGTATAACTTTGAGGATGCGATCGTAATTTCTGAAAGAGTTGTAAGAGAAGATATCTTTACTTCTATCCATATCGAGGAATTCCAGCTGGAGGTAAGGGATACTAAACGAGGTGAAGAAGAGCTTACTTCAGAAATCCCAAATGTCTCCGAAGAAGCAGTTAAAAACCTGGATGAGAATGGTATTATCCGTATAGGTGCTGAATTGAAAGAAGGAGATATCATTATTGGTAAAATCACGCCAAAAGGAGAAACTGATCCGACCCCTGAAGAAAAGCTTTTGAGAGCGATCTTTGGAGATAAAGCCGGTGATGTTAAGGATGCATCCATGAAAGCCTCTCCTTCATTAAATGGTGTGGTAATCGAAACCAAACTGTTCTCCAGACCTAAAAAGGATAAGGAATTAAGAACGAAGGCTAAAGCCGAAGTTGAAAAGCTGAAGCAAAGCTACACCAAAGAATTGCTTGGTGTAAGAGCCAAGATGATCAGAAAGTTGCTTTCTCTACTTGAAGGAAAAACTTCTCAAGGTGTGAAACACAAATTTGGTGATGAGATTATCAGCAAAGGTGTGAAGTTCAATGCTCAAAATATTGAAAACAACCTATTTCCTGCCAAAAATCCATACAGGGATGAAAGCAACTATAATGTTCCTGAGGAAGCCAATTTGATTTCAGATATCATTCTGGATGATTGGACTGATGATGAACATACCAACAGTTTGATCCAACAGTTGGTAAAAAACTATACTAATACCAGAAATGAAATTTCAGGTAGATTTAAGAGAGATAAATTCACCATGGAGGTGGGTGATGAACTCCCTGCAGGTATAGTTCAACTTGCCAAGGTTTATGTTGCTAAGAAGCGTAAACTGAAAGTGGGTGATAAAATGGCCGGCCGTCACGGAAACAAAGGTATTGTAGCCAAAATTGTTCGTGATGAGGACATGCCGTTCTTGGAAGACGGAACCCCAATGGATATAGTATTGAACCCACTGGGTGTACCATCCAGGATGAACATTGGACAGATCTTTGAAACTGTATTAGCTTGGGCAGGACATAAACTTGGTAAGAAGTATGCTACCCCGATTTTCGATGGAGCTAGTACTGAGGAAGTGGCCGCTGAATTGGATGAAGCGGGATTGCCATCCTTCGGAAGGACCCACTTGTTTGATGGCCTTACTGGTAAGAAGTTTGACCAACCGGTAACCGTAGGTATTGCCTATATGTTGAAACTGGGTCACTTGGTTGATGACAAAATGCACGCCAGATCCATTGGTCCATACTCTTTGATTACGCAACAACCATTGGGTGGTAAAGCCCAGTTTGGTGGTCAGCGATTTGGAGAGATGGAGGTTTGGGCATTGGAAGCATTCGGTGCTTCCCACGTGCTTCAAGAAATACTTACTGTGAAGTCAGATGATGTGATAGGCAGGGCCAAAGCGTACGAGGCCATTGTCAAAGGTGAAAACCTGCCTAAACCAAATATTCCTGAATCATTCAATGTATTGGTTCATGAATTAAGAGGTTTGGCACTTGAAATCACACTTGACTAA
- the rplL gene encoding 50S ribosomal protein L7/L12, which produces MADLKAFAEQLVNLTVKEVSELAEILKDEYGIEPAAAAAPVMVAGGGGEGAAEEEKTSFDVILKAAGGQKLAVVKLVKELTGLGLKDAKEVVDGAPKAIKEGIAKDEAEALKKQLEEAGAEVELK; this is translated from the coding sequence ATGGCAGATCTTAAAGCATTCGCTGAGCAGTTAGTTAACTTGACTGTTAAAGAGGTTAGTGAATTAGCCGAAATATTGAAGGACGAGTATGGTATTGAACCTGCTGCTGCAGCTGCTCCAGTGATGGTAGCTGGTGGTGGCGGCGAAGGTGCCGCAGAAGAAGAAAAAACTTCTTTTGATGTGATCTTGAAAGCTGCTGGCGGACAAAAATTGGCCGTAGTTAAGCTTGTTAAAGAATTGACTGGTCTTGGTCTTAAGGATGCTAAAGAAGTAGTTGACGGAGCTCCTAAGGCTATCAAAGAAGGAATCGCAAAAGACGAAGCTGAAGCACTTAAGAAGCAACTTGAGGAAGCTGGTGCTGAAGTAGAACTTAAATAA
- the rplJ gene encoding 50S ribosomal protein L10 yields MTREEKKEIIESLTEKFKETPHFYITDASGFTVAQVNAFRRICFEQGIEYRVYKNTFIEKALDNLEADFSELYETTLKGFSGVIFAPETANLPAKVLKDFKKKSGFKEQRPALKAACIDQSDLYIGAEHLETLAKLKSREELIGEVIGLLQSPAKNVISALQGGQDTLAGLVKTLSEREG; encoded by the coding sequence ATGACTAGAGAGGAAAAAAAAGAAATAATCGAAAGTCTTACCGAGAAGTTTAAAGAAACTCCGCATTTCTATATTACAGATGCATCAGGTTTCACTGTAGCTCAGGTAAATGCTTTCAGGAGAATTTGTTTTGAGCAAGGGATTGAATATAGAGTTTATAAAAATACTTTCATCGAAAAGGCTTTGGATAACTTAGAAGCTGATTTTTCTGAACTTTATGAAACCACTTTGAAGGGCTTTTCAGGAGTTATTTTTGCTCCCGAAACGGCTAACCTTCCTGCAAAAGTTCTTAAAGACTTTAAGAAAAAATCAGGGTTCAAGGAGCAAAGACCAGCTTTAAAAGCGGCTTGTATTGATCAAAGTGATCTATATATAGGTGCTGAGCACTTAGAAACTCTTGCGAAACTTAAATCTCGTGAAGAACTTATTGGAGAGGTTATCGGCTTACTTCAATCTCCAGCCAAAAATGTTATTTCCGCTCTTCAGGGTGGTCAAGACACTTTGGCAGGATTAGTCAAAACATTATCCGAAAGAGAAGGATAA
- the rplA gene encoding 50S ribosomal protein L1, with protein sequence MAKLTKKQKEALSKYDPSQQYSLADASSIVKEITTSKFDASVDLDVRLGVDPRKADQMVRGVVALPHGTGKEVKVLVLCTPDKEEEAKEAGADYVGLDDYIAKIEGGWTDVDVIITMPNVMAKVGRLGRVLGPRGLMPNPKSGTVTLEVGKAVKEVKTGKIDFKVDKFGIVHASVGKVSFDPSKIEDNVKELIQTISKLKPSSSKGTYFKSIHLSSTMSPGIAIDKGSIQGI encoded by the coding sequence ATGGCTAAGTTAACAAAAAAGCAAAAAGAAGCTCTTTCTAAGTACGACCCAAGCCAGCAGTACTCCCTAGCTGATGCTTCTTCTATTGTTAAGGAAATCACAACTTCTAAGTTTGATGCTTCCGTTGATCTGGATGTTCGATTGGGTGTAGACCCTCGTAAAGCAGATCAAATGGTAAGAGGTGTCGTTGCCTTGCCGCATGGCACAGGTAAAGAAGTAAAAGTATTGGTACTGTGTACTCCTGATAAAGAAGAAGAAGCCAAGGAAGCTGGAGCGGATTATGTTGGCTTAGATGACTATATTGCTAAGATAGAAGGTGGATGGACAGATGTTGATGTCATCATCACCATGCCTAATGTAATGGCAAAGGTTGGTAGATTAGGTAGAGTATTAGGCCCTAGAGGTTTGATGCCTAATCCAAAATCCGGCACCGTTACCCTAGAAGTAGGGAAAGCGGTAAAAGAAGTGAAAACCGGTAAGATTGATTTTAAAGTAGATAAATTTGGTATCGTACACGCTAGTGTAGGTAAAGTTTCCTTTGACCCTTCTAAAATTGAAGACAATGTAAAGGAACTAATTCAGACCATTTCTAAGTTAAAACCATCATCTTCCAAAGGGACATACTTCAAAAGTATTCATTTGTCTAGCACAATGTCTCCTGGTATTGCAATCGATAAGGGGAGTATTCAAGGTATATAA
- the rplK gene encoding 50S ribosomal protein L11 produces the protein MAKEITGYLKLQVKGGQANPSPPVGPALGAKGLNIMEFCKQYNARTQDKMGQVLPVLVTIYSDKSFDFVVKTPPAANLLVEAAKLKGGSPEPNRKKVGSVTWDQVKEIAEVKMPDLNAFKVESAMKMVAGTARSMGITVSGKAPWEE, from the coding sequence ATGGCGAAGGAAATTACTGGTTATCTGAAATTACAGGTTAAAGGTGGCCAGGCGAATCCATCTCCTCCAGTTGGTCCGGCCCTTGGTGCCAAGGGTTTGAACATCATGGAGTTCTGTAAGCAATATAATGCTAGGACTCAGGACAAAATGGGTCAGGTTCTGCCTGTTCTTGTAACGATTTATTCGGACAAGTCATTTGATTTTGTAGTAAAAACTCCTCCTGCAGCTAATTTGTTGGTAGAGGCGGCAAAATTAAAGGGAGGTTCTCCAGAACCTAACAGAAAGAAAGTTGGCTCAGTAACCTGGGATCAAGTGAAAGAAATTGCTGAGGTGAAAATGCCTGACTTAAATGCTTTTAAAGTAGAATCAGCAATGAAAATGGTTGCAGGTACTGCAAGAAGTATGGGAATCACAGTTTCAGGAAAAGCTCCTTGGGAGGAATAA
- the nusG gene encoding transcription termination/antitermination protein NusG, whose translation MAEHKWYVLRVVAGQEKKAKSYLDNEIARQKLEEYIPEVLIPSEKVYEMRNGKKRVRERNFFPGYVLVNADLSHGEANHVITSIPGVIGFLGASSGGASKTPEPLRQSEVNRILGRVEGIDEFAEKLDTPFIVGESVKVMDGPFSGFSGTIEEVFEDKKKLNVMVKIFGRNTPVELNFMQVEKQD comes from the coding sequence ATGGCAGAGCACAAGTGGTATGTACTCAGAGTGGTTGCTGGGCAAGAAAAAAAGGCCAAGTCTTATCTTGATAATGAGATTGCACGGCAAAAACTAGAGGAATATATTCCCGAGGTTTTAATCCCCTCTGAAAAAGTATATGAAATGCGCAATGGCAAAAAGCGTGTTAGGGAAAGAAACTTTTTCCCTGGTTATGTTTTGGTCAATGCGGATTTGTCCCATGGCGAAGCCAATCACGTAATTACAAGTATCCCGGGTGTAATCGGTTTCTTAGGTGCAAGCTCAGGGGGAGCTTCCAAAACCCCTGAACCATTACGACAATCTGAAGTCAACCGTATATTAGGACGAGTTGAAGGGATTGATGAGTTTGCTGAGAAATTGGATACGCCATTTATAGTCGGAGAGAGCGTTAAAGTAATGGACGGTCCCTTCAGTGGTTTCTCGGGAACAATAGAAGAGGTGTTTGAAGACAAGAAGAAACTTAATGTTATGGTTAAGATCTTTGGTCGAAATACACCTGTCGAATTAAACTTTATGCAAGTAGAAAAACAAGACTAG